The genomic region TGCTCGCCGTCGCACCGCGTCCCGGCATCAGCTCGCGGTACCTGTACTGGCTGATGCAGACGATTGACTTTTCCAGATTCGTTCAGGATGGAGCGGTCCCGTCTGTTAATCAGAATCAGATTGGTTCCTACAAGGTAGCCATCGCACCCTTGTCAGAGCAACAGAAGATCACCGAGGTCTTAGACACTGTAGATGAGGCAGTTCGGTCGACGGAGCGCCTCATAGCGAAGCTATATATTGAGCGCGCGGGCATCATCCAGGAGCGTCTAGGCGAGTGGGAATCACGCCACGCCGACAACTCCGATGGGAGCTCACGGGACGTTCGCTGGGTACAGCTCGGCGATATAGTACGCGAAACACTTCTAGGCACTCCACTAAGGGGCAGGAAAGACGGCAACATACTACTAGTAAAAATGGGAAATATCTCCGGCGGCATGCTCAACATGGAGCACACCGAACACATCTCCCGGTCGATCGTCGGGTCGTCGATAGGCCACCTCGAACTCCAACACGGAGATCTACTATTCAATACCCGGAACACGCCAGATTTGGTCGGCAAGACGGCCGTATGGCCAAAAAATTTGCCGCCAGCTATTTGTGATAACAATATTCTTAGGATACGCTTCCAACCCGAGGTGCTACCCGAATTCGTCAATGCATATATGAGCTGGGGGCTTGGCAGAAACAGGCTGGCGAGGTTGGCTACAGGAACCACCAGCGTGGCGGCAATTTATTGGCGGGATCTATGCAAATTCCCAATTCCCGTACCCGCTATCAGCGAGCAGCGCCGATTGGTCAGCGGTATCGACTACTCAGGGTCGCGGTTGTCCTGCGAGCAAGTCGAGCTTGAAAAATTTCTTCTGATTAAGCAGGGGTTGATGGATGATCTCCTAGCTAAGCGGGTAGGTGTATGGGATGTGTCGGATGTGGATACGCT from Frankia alni ACN14a harbors:
- a CDS encoding restriction endonuclease subunit S, encoding MSKSNSTQWTTTSLGSIVTFWPGYAFPEVEQGKISGDIPFFKVGDMSRPGNDVALNSAEHYVTSRTCRFFGWKPCPAGAVAFAKVGAALLKNRRRLITQDTLLDNNMLAVAPRPGISSRYLYWLMQTIDFSRFVQDGAVPSVNQNQIGSYKVAIAPLSEQQKITEVLDTVDEAVRSTERLIAKLYIERAGIIQERLGEWESRHADNSDGSSRDVRWVQLGDIVRETLLGTPLRGRKDGNILLVKMGNISGGMLNMEHTEHISRSIVGSSIGHLELQHGDLLFNTRNTPDLVGKTAVWPKNLPPAICDNNILRIRFQPEVLPEFVNAYMSWGLGRNRLARLATGTTSVAAIYWRDLCKFPIPVPAISEQRRLVSGIDYSGSRLSCEQVELEKFLLIKQGLMDDLLAKRVGVWDVSDVDTLTA